One part of the Nostoc sp. PCC 7120 = FACHB-418 genome encodes these proteins:
- a CDS encoding DUF4327 family protein — translation MDTAVKYDIEVIKDETRLLIAKGLVNRQQPIYTLCKYIPDRDWPFFELELEKNEFLLRDRIIDLLSQEEWEED, via the coding sequence ATGGATACTGCTGTCAAATATGATATTGAGGTGATCAAAGATGAAACTCGTCTCCTCATTGCCAAGGGTCTGGTGAATCGTCAACAGCCAATTTATACTTTGTGTAAATATATTCCAGACCGCGACTGGCCATTTTTTGAACTAGAGTTGGAAAAAAATGAATTTTTGCTCAGAGATAGAATTATTGACTTGTTGAGCCAAGAAGAATGGGAAGAAGACTAA